From Streptomyces sp. GSL17-111, one genomic window encodes:
- a CDS encoding maleylpyruvate isomerase family mycothiol-dependent enzyme: MTEHPSLQPYVDAWTHSVEAISELVQPLVEGEWNRATAVPGWSVRDVVSHVIGLECELLGDPRPIHTLPRDLYHVTDETSRRMEVQVDVRRHHTGPEMTSELEYTIIRRSRQLRNEKRGPEATLRHPLGHDVTMLDLLRERAFDVWAHEQDLRRALGKPGNLDAPGAHVARDVFIAALPAVVAERGSAPANSAVVFDVSGPVEFMRTVRVDKEGRATVNGSPSLGPAVTFALDWETYVRLACGRVRPQAVADRVKVEGDQRLAEAILAHFAVTA, from the coding sequence GTGACCGAGCACCCGAGCCTTCAACCCTACGTCGACGCCTGGACTCACTCCGTCGAAGCGATATCCGAGCTGGTGCAGCCGCTGGTCGAGGGCGAGTGGAACCGCGCCACGGCTGTTCCCGGGTGGTCGGTGCGGGACGTCGTCTCGCACGTGATCGGCCTGGAGTGCGAGCTGCTGGGCGATCCGCGCCCGATCCACACGCTGCCGCGCGACCTCTACCACGTCACGGACGAGACGAGCCGCCGCATGGAGGTGCAGGTCGACGTCCGGCGGCACCACACCGGCCCGGAGATGACCAGCGAACTGGAGTACACGATCATCCGCCGTTCCCGGCAGCTGCGGAACGAGAAGCGCGGGCCGGAGGCCACACTGCGGCATCCGCTGGGGCACGACGTCACGATGCTGGACCTGCTGCGGGAGCGTGCGTTCGACGTGTGGGCGCACGAGCAGGACCTGCGGCGTGCGCTGGGCAAGCCGGGCAACCTGGACGCGCCGGGGGCCCACGTGGCACGGGACGTGTTCATCGCGGCGCTGCCCGCCGTGGTCGCGGAGCGGGGGTCGGCCCCGGCGAACTCGGCCGTCGTGTTCGACGTCAGCGGACCGGTGGAGTTCATGCGCACGGTGCGGGTGGACAAGGAGGGCAGGGCCACGGTCAACGGGAGCCCCTCCCTCGGCCCGGCGGTGACGTTCGCCCTGGACTGGGAGACCTACGTGCGGCTGGCCTGCGGCCGGGTGCGCCCGCAGGCGGTGGCGGACCGCGTGAAGGTCGAGGGGGACCAGCGGCTCGCCGAGGCGATCCTGGCCCACTTCGCCGTGACGGCCTGA
- a CDS encoding NHL domain-containing thioredoxin family protein, producing the protein MNDAAPAPTPAPASRRARVRAPELVGKGGWLNTGGEDLTLADLRGRIVLLDFWTFCCVNCLHVLDELRELEEKHRDTLVIVGVHSPKFAHEAEHQAVVDAVERYEVAHPVLDDPELATWKQYAVRAWPTLVVIDPEGYVVAQHAGEGHAHAIAALVAELEAEHGAKGTLRRGAGPYVPPEPVATDLRFPGKALALPGGGFLVSDSTRHALVELAPDGESVVRRIGTGERGLVDGPADVARFSEPQGLALLPGGEVVVADTVNHALRGLDLVTGEVRTLAGTGGQWWQGSATGGPAREVALSSPWDVAWFGGRLWIAMAGVHQLWTYDPEAGVVEAAAGTTNEGLVDGPAAEAWFAQPSGLAATAERLWIADSETSALRWLDRDGVVHTAVGAGLFDFGHRDGPAGQALLQHPLGVTALPDGSVAVSDTYNHALRRYDPATDEVSTLATDLREPSAAVLPAGGGGQGGGQGDAAAGAEIVVVESARHRLTRLRLPEEAVAVASVAHRTQRAATEVGEGALTLDVLFTPPAGQKLDTRFGPASRLLVSSTPPELLVEGAGQDTALRRELVLDPAVPEGVLHVSAMAASCDDDPANEYPACHMHQQDWGVPVRQRAGGATRLPLVLAGLDTAGAAEAG; encoded by the coding sequence ATGAACGATGCTGCTCCGGCGCCCACCCCCGCGCCCGCGTCCCGCCGTGCCCGTGTCCGTGCCCCCGAGCTCGTCGGGAAGGGCGGTTGGCTCAACACCGGTGGGGAGGACCTCACCCTCGCCGACCTGCGCGGACGCATCGTCCTGTTGGATTTCTGGACCTTCTGCTGCGTGAACTGCCTGCACGTGCTGGACGAGTTGCGGGAGCTGGAGGAGAAGCACCGGGACACCCTGGTGATCGTCGGAGTGCACTCGCCGAAGTTCGCGCACGAGGCCGAGCACCAGGCGGTCGTGGACGCCGTCGAGCGGTACGAGGTGGCGCACCCCGTGCTGGACGACCCGGAGCTGGCCACGTGGAAGCAGTACGCGGTGCGGGCGTGGCCGACGCTGGTCGTCATCGACCCCGAGGGGTACGTGGTGGCGCAGCACGCCGGCGAGGGCCACGCCCACGCCATCGCCGCGCTCGTCGCCGAGCTGGAGGCGGAGCATGGGGCGAAGGGCACGCTGCGGCGCGGGGCGGGCCCGTACGTGCCGCCGGAGCCGGTCGCCACGGACCTGCGGTTCCCGGGCAAGGCCCTGGCCCTGCCCGGCGGCGGCTTCCTCGTCTCGGACTCCACCCGGCACGCGCTCGTCGAGTTGGCGCCGGACGGCGAGAGCGTCGTGCGGCGGATCGGGACGGGTGAGCGCGGGCTCGTCGACGGCCCGGCGGACGTGGCCCGGTTCAGCGAGCCGCAGGGCCTCGCCCTCCTGCCGGGCGGGGAGGTCGTCGTCGCGGACACGGTGAACCACGCGCTGCGGGGCCTGGACCTGGTCACGGGCGAGGTGCGGACGCTGGCGGGCACGGGCGGTCAGTGGTGGCAGGGGTCGGCGACGGGCGGTCCGGCGCGGGAGGTGGCGCTGTCCTCGCCGTGGGACGTGGCGTGGTTCGGCGGCCGGCTGTGGATCGCCATGGCCGGGGTGCACCAGCTGTGGACGTACGACCCCGAGGCCGGCGTCGTCGAGGCGGCGGCCGGGACGACGAACGAGGGCCTGGTCGACGGCCCGGCCGCCGAGGCGTGGTTCGCCCAGCCCTCGGGCCTCGCGGCCACCGCCGAGCGGCTGTGGATCGCGGACTCCGAGACCTCGGCGCTGCGCTGGCTCGACCGGGACGGCGTCGTGCACACGGCCGTCGGCGCCGGGCTGTTCGACTTCGGGCACCGCGACGGCCCGGCCGGGCAGGCGCTGCTCCAGCACCCGCTGGGCGTCACGGCGCTGCCGGACGGCTCGGTGGCCGTCAGCGACACGTACAACCACGCCCTGCGCCGGTACGACCCGGCGACGGACGAGGTGAGCACGCTCGCCACCGACCTGCGGGAACCGTCGGCGGCCGTGCTGCCCGCCGGTGGCGGCGGGCAGGGCGGCGGGCAGGGCGACGCTGCGGCCGGGGCGGAGATCGTCGTCGTCGAGTCGGCCCGGCACCGGCTGACCCGGCTGCGGCTTCCCGAGGAGGCCGTCGCCGTGGCCTCGGTGGCCCACCGCACGCAGCGGGCGGCGACGGAGGTGGGGGAGGGGGCGCTGACCCTGGACGTCCTGTTCACCCCGCCCGCCGGGCAGAAGCTCGACACCCGCTTCGGCCCGGCGAGCCGGCTGCTGGTCAGCTCCACGCCGCCGGAGCTGCTGGTCGAGGGGGCCGGGCAGGACACCGCGCTGCGCCGGGAGCTGGTGCTGGACCCGGCGGTGCCGGAGGGCGTCCTGCACGTGTCCGCGATGGCGGCGTCCTGCGACGACGATCCCGCGAACGAGTACCCCGCCTGTCACATGCACCAGCAGGACTGGGGTGTGCCCGTGCGGCAGCGGGCGGGAGGCGCCACGCGTCTGCCGCTGGTCCTGGCGGGGCTGGACACCGCAGGAGCGGCCGAGGCGGGCTGA
- a CDS encoding carbon-nitrogen family hydrolase: MRTSLIQFGVDQDDSVNARRTKAASLVRAQEGADLVVLPELWTVGAFAFRDFEAAAEPAAEGPTAEAMSAAARDAGVWLHAGSVVERAPDGALYNTSLVFGPDGDLVTTYRKIHRFGFDRGEATLMAAGTTPVTVRAAGTTLGLATCYDLRFPELFRALTDAGARLLVVPAGWPAARAGHWTLLARARAVENQAYVLACGTAGTHADVPQAGRSAVYDPWGDPVGELPDATEQVLTVDLDVDRVAAVREQFPALKDRVL, encoded by the coding sequence GTGCGCACTTCGCTGATCCAATTCGGTGTCGATCAGGACGACTCGGTCAACGCCCGCCGGACGAAAGCCGCTTCGCTCGTCCGCGCGCAGGAGGGCGCCGACCTCGTCGTCCTCCCCGAGCTGTGGACCGTCGGGGCGTTCGCCTTCCGCGACTTCGAGGCGGCCGCCGAACCGGCCGCCGAAGGGCCCACCGCCGAGGCGATGTCGGCCGCCGCGCGGGACGCCGGGGTGTGGCTGCACGCCGGCAGCGTCGTCGAGCGTGCCCCCGACGGAGCCCTGTACAACACCTCCCTCGTCTTCGGCCCCGACGGCGACCTCGTCACGACCTACCGCAAGATCCACCGCTTCGGCTTCGACCGGGGCGAGGCCACCCTCATGGCGGCGGGCACCACGCCCGTCACCGTCCGGGCGGCGGGCACCACCCTCGGCCTCGCCACCTGCTACGACCTGCGCTTCCCCGAGCTGTTCCGCGCCCTGACCGACGCGGGCGCCCGGCTCCTCGTCGTCCCCGCCGGCTGGCCCGCCGCCCGTGCCGGGCACTGGACGCTGCTCGCCCGCGCCCGCGCCGTGGAGAACCAGGCCTACGTCCTGGCCTGCGGCACCGCGGGCACCCACGCCGACGTCCCCCAGGCAGGGCGCAGCGCCGTGTACGACCCGTGGGGCGACCCGGTCGGCGAACTCCCCGACGCGACCGAGCAGGTCCTCACCGTGGACCTGGACGTCGACCGCGTCGCCGCCGTGCGCGAGCAGTTCCCCGCCCTGAAGGACCGCGTCCTCTGA
- a CDS encoding GntR family transcriptional regulator, with amino-acid sequence MPSPRVTAAVSTVASTTASATVSTTPDKRPPAAERVYAHVKEAVLDRRYEGGMLLTEGELADAVGVSRTPVREALLRLEAEGLLRLYPKKGALVLPVSVQEIGDVVETRLLVEEHAARRPAGPALIAELAELLDRQRELAEAGDLAQVARVDRCFHAALVRSTGNEILTRLYDQLRDRQLRMGVAVMHAHPGRIAQNIAEHGEILDALRAGDADAAVAAVHRHVGSVRALLRGDVR; translated from the coding sequence ATGCCGTCCCCCAGGGTCACCGCCGCCGTGTCCACCGTCGCGTCCACGACCGCGTCCGCCACCGTGTCCACGACCCCGGACAAGCGGCCGCCCGCCGCCGAGCGCGTCTACGCCCACGTCAAAGAGGCCGTCCTGGACCGCCGGTACGAGGGCGGCATGCTGCTGACCGAAGGGGAGCTGGCCGACGCCGTCGGCGTCTCCCGTACGCCCGTGCGCGAGGCGCTGCTCCGCTTGGAGGCCGAAGGGCTGCTGCGGCTCTACCCGAAGAAGGGCGCCCTCGTGCTGCCCGTCTCCGTCCAGGAGATCGGCGACGTCGTGGAGACCCGGCTGCTCGTCGAGGAGCACGCCGCCCGACGGCCCGCGGGCCCCGCGCTCATCGCGGAACTGGCGGAACTGCTGGACCGGCAGCGGGAGCTGGCCGAGGCCGGGGACCTCGCGCAGGTCGCCCGCGTCGACCGGTGCTTCCACGCCGCCCTCGTCCGCAGCACCGGCAACGAGATCCTCACCCGCCTCTACGACCAGCTCCGGGACCGCCAACTGCGCATGGGCGTCGCCGTGATGCACGCCCACCCCGGCCGCATCGCACAGAACATCGCCGAGCACGGTGAGATCCTCGACGCCCTCCGCGCCGGGGACGCCGACGCCGCCGTCGCCGCCGTGCACCGGCACGTCGGCTCCGTGCGCGCCCTGCTGCGGGGCGATGTGCGATGA
- a CDS encoding DUF6571 family protein has translation MPVDYEAIVGADLSVLHDASTAWKRMGDRFGELHDAYRDHVKAAVEADEQRSWRGEAAGTFRNQAQVTQQEYAGARNEARAVSGLLEDAYTTLKSSRQRVLDVKAEAESAGMDVDAHGRCSLNLGKLPEDEWKTYQHHHLARQELEASWNRKITDAVEAVRQADQNAKEALMAPPGSMREVYGFDTSLTGDIGEVNSRQVDDLYEKIKNGETLTTREYEDLNFFMEANEGDPEFSRTLLTSLGGPDGAIRVHNELAERAYTDDTGNKKRHLDLTSHLANVVSTATTVDGEGTAADKRFYEQWRADLKEVGVKEYRLDFTDYGPKDAQDVRGYQSFVSLLQQGSGYDDRFLHDLADDIRAVEDQGQGGDPDIWDLRGTFAGDRQRNGTFDDSGNGWFANDPLDGVLGVMSKDPAASNAYFDPAGEQGKDRFQYLAHDRDWDVVDTYDPAKNSEQPGDDRADADSRTGFGAALEAAMTGRVPGTDAPEDFARHSPEEIRLLEHVITEYAEASAVDKGAIPENMRQNFANTLAYYPEDVHDILGRLGSLPSDTNGVEVDRLAMHQFIRGVAEDGTAFRTIHDSQMSLVVADITALDAEELREGGEEAGQVARESGQIMGAFDNIRADVLGSLRDQEIDQNNWNKTYQYHLAGAPVTGIPIIGDTAQRLIDVLAGHHAADLNEEVTNKTTEQLIEYYREDGAPRLERMFVARAEQVGLSRDDMNSESFQVDVLENAALRYSFAIGDTDGSIGGRA, from the coding sequence ATGCCGGTGGACTACGAGGCGATAGTCGGCGCTGACCTGTCCGTCCTCCACGACGCCTCCACGGCGTGGAAGAGGATGGGGGACAGGTTCGGCGAACTGCACGACGCCTACCGCGACCACGTGAAGGCCGCTGTGGAGGCCGACGAGCAGCGTTCCTGGCGCGGCGAGGCAGCCGGAACGTTCCGGAACCAGGCCCAGGTCACTCAGCAGGAGTACGCAGGCGCACGCAATGAGGCCAGAGCCGTCAGCGGGCTGCTGGAGGACGCCTACACGACACTCAAGTCGTCGCGGCAGCGGGTCCTCGACGTCAAGGCCGAGGCGGAGAGCGCGGGCATGGACGTCGACGCCCACGGACGTTGTTCCTTGAACCTCGGCAAGCTGCCCGAGGACGAGTGGAAGACGTACCAGCACCACCACCTCGCGCGCCAGGAACTGGAGGCGTCCTGGAACCGGAAGATCACCGACGCGGTCGAGGCAGTGCGGCAGGCGGACCAGAACGCCAAGGAGGCCCTGATGGCGCCCCCGGGCAGCATGCGGGAGGTCTACGGCTTCGACACGTCGCTCACGGGCGACATCGGGGAGGTGAACAGCCGGCAGGTCGACGATCTCTACGAGAAGATCAAAAACGGTGAGACGTTGACGACCAGGGAATACGAAGACCTGAACTTCTTCATGGAGGCCAACGAGGGCGACCCCGAGTTCAGCCGGACCCTCCTCACCTCCCTGGGCGGCCCCGACGGCGCCATCCGCGTCCACAACGAGTTGGCCGAACGCGCTTACACCGACGACACGGGGAACAAGAAGCGCCACCTCGACCTGACGAGTCACCTCGCCAACGTCGTCAGCACCGCCACCACCGTCGACGGCGAGGGCACCGCGGCGGACAAGAGGTTCTACGAGCAGTGGCGCGCCGACCTCAAGGAGGTCGGCGTCAAGGAGTACCGGCTCGACTTCACGGACTACGGCCCCAAGGACGCGCAGGACGTGCGCGGCTACCAGAGCTTCGTCTCGCTCCTGCAGCAGGGCAGCGGCTACGACGACCGGTTCCTCCACGACCTCGCCGACGACATCCGCGCCGTCGAGGACCAGGGCCAGGGCGGCGATCCCGACATCTGGGACCTGCGGGGGACCTTCGCGGGCGATCGGCAGCGGAACGGCACGTTCGACGACAGCGGGAACGGGTGGTTCGCGAACGACCCCCTCGACGGTGTCCTCGGCGTCATGAGCAAGGACCCGGCGGCGTCGAACGCCTACTTCGACCCCGCCGGCGAGCAGGGCAAGGACCGCTTCCAGTACCTGGCGCACGACCGGGACTGGGACGTCGTCGACACCTACGACCCGGCCAAGAACTCGGAACAGCCCGGCGACGACAGGGCGGACGCGGACAGCCGCACCGGCTTCGGTGCCGCGCTGGAAGCCGCCATGACCGGCCGTGTCCCCGGCACGGACGCGCCGGAAGACTTCGCGCGGCACAGCCCGGAGGAGATCCGACTACTGGAGCACGTGATCACCGAGTACGCGGAGGCATCCGCCGTCGACAAGGGCGCCATACCCGAGAACATGCGGCAGAACTTCGCCAACACCCTCGCCTACTACCCCGAGGACGTCCACGACATCCTCGGCAGGCTCGGCAGCCTGCCCTCGGACACGAACGGAGTCGAGGTGGACCGCCTCGCGATGCACCAGTTCATCCGCGGGGTCGCCGAGGACGGCACCGCGTTCCGTACCATCCACGACTCCCAGATGTCCTTGGTCGTCGCGGACATCACCGCGTTGGACGCGGAGGAGCTCCGTGAGGGCGGCGAGGAGGCCGGCCAAGTGGCCCGGGAGAGTGGCCAGATCATGGGCGCGTTCGACAACATCCGTGCGGACGTGCTCGGCTCCCTCCGCGACCAGGAGATCGACCAGAACAACTGGAACAAGACGTATCAATATCACCTCGCCGGAGCCCCGGTAACGGGAATTCCGATCATCGGGGACACGGCGCAGCGTCTCATCGACGTGCTCGCCGGTCACCATGCCGCGGATCTGAACGAAGAAGTCACGAACAAGACCACCGAGCAGCTCATCGAATACTACAGAGAGGACGGAGCGCCCCGGTTGGAGAGAATGTTCGTGGCCCGTGCCGAGCAAGTGGGACTAAGTCGTGATGACATGAACAGTGAATCGTTTCAAGTAGACGTGCTTGAGAACGCTGCCCTACGTTATTCGTTCGCCATCGGTGACACCGATGGCTCGATCGGAGGCCGGGCATGA
- a CDS encoding MFS transporter: MTGGAAALRLPGDPPGGRRAVAMWSIGVAVYFIAVTYRTSLGVAGIEAAERFDVNASALSTFSLLQLLVYAGMQIPVGLLVDRWGTRKVLSLGIVLFTTGQFGFALADSYPVALACRALLGCGDAMTFISVLRLGARWFPARRGPLVAQLAGLIGMAGNLITTLVLARVLAGFGWTPTFAGSAVAGLLGLLLVLGFLKDQPAGYRSDVARHDGPGYVRRQISAAWAEPGTRLGMWVHFTTQFPAMVFLLLWGLPFLVRAQDLSMEGASTLLTLVVLSNMAVGLVYGQTIARHHRARAPLVLGTVAATALMWAAVLYWPGRTPLWALVVLCLVLGACGPGSMIGFDFARPANPPERQGTASGIVNMGGFTASMTMLLAVGVLLDLTGDNFRVAFSAVFLLQALGVSQILRLRGRAHRRERERIVASRVEAVHVPAQT, translated from the coding sequence ATGACGGGCGGGGCCGCCGCGCTGCGGCTGCCCGGTGACCCACCGGGCGGGCGCCGCGCCGTCGCCATGTGGAGCATCGGCGTCGCCGTCTACTTCATCGCCGTCACCTACCGCACGAGCCTCGGCGTCGCGGGCATCGAGGCCGCCGAACGGTTCGACGTCAACGCCTCCGCGCTGTCCACGTTCTCCCTGCTCCAGCTGCTCGTCTACGCCGGCATGCAGATACCCGTCGGCCTGCTCGTGGACCGCTGGGGCACCCGCAAGGTGCTCTCCCTCGGCATCGTCCTGTTCACCACCGGGCAGTTCGGCTTCGCGCTGGCCGACTCCTACCCCGTCGCCCTCGCCTGCCGCGCCCTCCTCGGCTGCGGCGACGCCATGACGTTCATCAGCGTGCTGCGCCTGGGCGCCCGCTGGTTCCCCGCCCGGCGCGGCCCCCTCGTCGCGCAGCTCGCGGGCCTCATCGGCATGGCCGGGAACCTCATCACCACCCTCGTCCTCGCCCGCGTCCTCGCGGGCTTCGGCTGGACGCCGACGTTCGCCGGGAGCGCCGTCGCCGGACTCCTCGGCCTGCTGCTCGTGCTCGGCTTCCTCAAGGACCAGCCGGCCGGGTACCGCAGCGACGTCGCACGCCACGACGGACCCGGCTACGTCCGCCGCCAGATCTCCGCCGCCTGGGCCGAGCCGGGCACCCGGCTCGGCATGTGGGTCCACTTCACCACGCAGTTCCCCGCCATGGTGTTCCTGCTGCTGTGGGGCCTGCCCTTCCTCGTGCGCGCGCAGGACCTGAGCATGGAGGGCGCGAGCACGCTCCTCACCCTCGTCGTGCTGTCCAACATGGCCGTCGGGCTCGTCTACGGGCAGACCATCGCCCGGCACCACCGGGCCCGGGCGCCGCTCGTCCTCGGCACCGTCGCCGCCACCGCGCTGATGTGGGCGGCCGTCCTGTACTGGCCCGGACGCACCCCGCTGTGGGCCCTGGTCGTGCTCTGCCTGGTCCTCGGGGCCTGCGGGCCGGGGTCCATGATCGGCTTCGACTTCGCCCGCCCCGCGAACCCGCCCGAGCGCCAGGGCACGGCCTCCGGCATCGTCAACATGGGCGGCTTCACCGCCTCCATGACGATGCTGCTGGCCGTCGGCGTCCTGCTCGACCTCACCGGCGACAACTTCCGCGTCGCCTTCTCCGCCGTCTTCCTCCTGCAGGCGCTCGGCGTCAGCCAGATCCTGCGGCTGCGCGGACGGGCGCACCGCAGGGAACGCGAACGGATCGTCGCGAGCCGCGTCGAGGCCGTCCACGTCCCCGCGCAGACGTGA